Genomic DNA from Salvia miltiorrhiza cultivar Shanhuang (shh) chromosome 1, IMPLAD_Smil_shh, whole genome shotgun sequence:
cgaCACGGAGGCCTTGAACAGAATTAAGGCACCAGATCACCAGATCTCCATTGTTACCACttttacggaggatcaaatctccataagacgtgcatggggactatgggtctgtctcacggaGATGGACAAAGTAAAGTACCAATTCAAGTTCTCTCATAACGCGGGACTTGGATCTTTCTTGTTAAATTCAATGACAGGAAAAACTACAAGCTTCGCAGAGAAGGCCTTCGAAGAAAAGAGGCAGACACTCTGGCGAaacaagattgcggggagcAAAGAAACCCACCACAAgttctgcaacatggctcatctAGGCCATTGGGTAGATCATATCTGCGCAGAGTGTCCCACGCAGAAAGAACCGGAGTTCGGCAAAGGCTTCTTTCCAAAACCTGACAAAAAGAAGTTCCGGTCCGACGAGTATGAGGAGCACAAGACTCCACATAGACGAGCACCGCGGGCACCAAAAACGTAAGGGGCCCGACAAAGAAAAGAGAGTCATGTGACTCAGGACAGGAGGACCACCCACTAAAAGAGAAACGACGAAAGTGGGTGGATAATTATGCAGGCCAACTACCCACTGAACGAAGTGGGTAATTCTACAGGAACTCCACTCATCAGAAGAAGACAAAGGATGGTGGAAAAGTTGCAAGCTGGCCCTCACAGCATTATCAAAGAAATAATGAAGGATGGGACCAGGAAAAGCACCACTCACCGAAAGCAGGAAACAGGGCTGAGTGGAAGATAAAGTTGCTGGACCTCACCAACCATTATCACAAAAGGATAAAGGAAGGTTCAACtccatgtgaaggcactaactagtgtcggcaataatggccgacaaaagaaggtggctatCACCATCCAAGCAAGCTGGCCATGAAGAAggaatccaaggccaactaccaagcaattatagagggcatcaaacctctatataaacccaagtTCTGGAGAGAAGTGATCATCGAAAAATCGAAGAATCACAACACATCTTcacaacactctctctctagaaaattatctttgtaatttttaaattttagttttcaaagtttttcagtttttcagtttttagttttagtttttttattttatgtatacaagtatttagctactaatgagtagctaaaacaagttagtctcctcccttagggagattattatgaaataaattaaatattttataattcctcgtTAAACGCTTTGTTTTCGCCCAACTTtcggtttagtaaaaatattttcttttcatttatcaacaaaagTATTTGACGTCGAgacacagtgaaggagggaaactgattcctgaaggtgaccattcggcgaaagccgaaacacagtgaaggaagaaggttgcaaccatctcttgcgagtgcgtggttggacgaaggccgaggaggcggaagtccgtaaaacgcaacaaaagctcctgaaggtgaccattcgacgaaaggtatactgttgatttatgttttgaattattttgaagtgttacggaagcatgttgggcctggtATTACTGTATGCATGTATTAATTAAGCATGATTTATAGACGAAGGGCTATTTGGTCATTTGATTGGCTTTTGGTTACTAAAGTCTTACTTTAAACCTTGTGGCTATATAAGTCCTTAACTATGTGAGTTTGGCTAAATGTGTCTTTTACcctatctatattatatattatatattatataaaagagcagtataaCAGTTACTTTTTTCcgccaaaatttaaaattattgttatttttcaaatttaagtTATTAAAGTGCATTCAACCCACTTCTACCATCATTTAGGTGTAGGAGCCGTTTTTCTTTGCCAAATTAAACTTTTATATTTGttcctttcttctttctttctttttaaaaaaaaattaatgataaaaTGCTCaaaatgtatatcaaattaacgATCATGAGATTAActttaattttgatatataatagatataCAATAGATTTAAAACAATAAAGATATAGAAATTTAAAGCTTCAAACTAAAttgttttctctctcctcactcatattttacttaattaattgtactatataatttttttttctatgtatgtatttatttttatttttgtatttttaaaagaaaaataagtaaatatcatgTTTTGTGTTTcacatgtttttttaattataatagtttgGAATGTAACAAAGGCGAGGGAAAATATATTGGTTCattatataacttttttttgttaaatatatttttttgtattaattttaatataactttaGATGAATTAttagttatatattaaaaatataattttaaataatatgacttttgatttatgtttgtgtatggatatatgtatttatttattatgacgtgtaatactttataataataataataataagtaatgctaattttatcaaatagtaacttttaattttttaataattataattatcattacactttatatagtgttgaaaatttatgttttcaaatttgagttttttttgagtaattgatgttaatatattattttatttttaaaatatatttaacattTGCTTATATTTTCATTCTCTTTAatgttaatatttatttatttaaatatgtcgtttaattttgatgctcACCGTGCATCGCATAATTTGGAGTTAAATAGATAATATGCTGACGTCGAAATTCTTTTTTCAGTTTGTAATGAGGTTATGGTTATCTAACTGATTTTAACAAATGGAATGATTGCTGAGTTCATCGACGATATCAGAAGCCCTAATTTTGAAACTTGTTAGATTAGTTAGAAATCATCATGTGCAGTGTGCTCGTCCGTCGCCCATATTTTTGGATGACACAATCTAACTGGATGATTCCTTCATTATGTCAATTCACATTTATCGAAATTCAGTTTGGTCCgatcttttaaatttttaaaatatatttttttaatttgtcatCGTATAAAACTTAAAATACCGGATTATATCactataaaataaaactattcTTCTTCAAATAAATTCGGCTTTAAGTGAATCAGTCGCAACTCAAACCAGAATATTCTCATTATTATGAAACATTATAATTCAATTGCTTCGGTTAGTTTTTAAaaactaagagggtgtttggctaagctctGTGCGACCTCCTATGTGTGAATAGTGAAGTctgggttcaaaccccactgctccccttccccaactctcccaaataaataaaaaaaaaaacttataagttCCTTTAAAgtttttgacaaaataagctcctaaacaacttataagctttaaaaataagttctaacaagagtttataagctctccaaaaaataagttcatctaccccaacttattttctcattttcttattaagcaacactcattatacaaaaataactcgactaaatttttttattttcatcatatatcattctaactTCATCTCTTTTCGATTTTTTTAGAagattctctctctaacaaaaaaatatctctctaacttataagcttatccaaacactttaacaacttataaacttTTAAGAAACtgtatcttataagctcttaaaacatcttataaactaAACtgcaagagtttataagctctttaaaataagctttcCAAACACTCTCTAAAAAGACCAAAACTAATAGACCAAACGCTCATTCTTaagcttcttcttcttgcttttttttttggggaggCAAACTACATCCTTGAGCTAATGCcactaaataataataataataataataataataataataataataataataataataataataataataataataataataataataagggctAATTGCCACTAAATCCATatactttttcaattttcagttttttctcatgacaaaaaaaatctacTTTAAAATCCATGAATTGGAAAATCGATTGAAAATTCTCCCGCTTCCAATTTCCGGCCATCGGCGAAATGAGTCAGATCCTATGTGGCGCAATTTAATCCAGGTTTTAAGTTTAAAGAGTGACATGAGCGCCACATAAGATAAGTTTTCCACTTCTGCAAACACAGTGTGATTTAATACTCTTTTTCTCTCCTTGTTTAAGACGTTGCCTTCTCTTCAATTTTCGGCAACCTCCGCCACCATCACTCTCGTATCTCAGTTCCCTTCATTTCCATATGATTTCTCTCTCATCATCTATCTCTCCACACTAACAAAACCCCTAGATCCTAAAAATCCCTAAAATCCTAATCTCTTTCAATTTCTATCAGAACTCGCCGCTGGAGACACCAATCTCGTTTTCTGACGGAACCCACCGACTATCTGTCTCTCTTTTACTCGACAGACATCAGAAGTACAGACCGCCACCGCTGCCATCCACCATCTGCTCTCTCTCAAGCTCACCTCCCTTTCTTAATTTATGGTTGGGACCTGAGGTTGATTGGATGTATCTATGGGACTTCGCACTACGAAAAGGATGTTTGGGATAAATTAAGTATGTTCTCAAGAGCAGCTTGATGAAGCTGCCAATTTTTGGACGGGGGTTTCACATTTCAGAGTTCATACCAGTGGAGAGAAAGTAGGAAGTTAATGAACCAGTGATGCAACAGATGCTTTCGAGCTTTGGCAATCGTGAGGATCTATTGTGGCTTAAGGGAAGTTACCGCCGGAAGGGGCGCCAGAGTCAGAATGGTAGACGTTGGCGTTGAGGGGGACGGTGGTCTTGACGTCGAGGAGGTCTTGAGGACTGGTTCGTTCCTCACTGCAACATTtctgtcattttttttttttttcagtttttaaaatctTATGTGGCATCCATATCATTCATTAAACCTAACACCCGACATGAATTTTGTCACATAGGATCCGACTCATTTCGATGATGGCCGAAAATCGAAAGCGGGGGAAATTTCATATCGATTTTCCAATTCATGCATTTTAAAGTAGATTTTTTTGGTCATGGGAAAAAAccgaaaaatgaaaaagtatatggatttagcggcaattaaccataataataataataataataataataataataataataaaggagAAGGTGAATAACAcatataatacattatttacACTAGTGGGACTATAAAAAAGGGATTTCGATTAAGCATGTACATGAACTACAGCAAGACGTTGGAGCAGAATCCTTAGGTGTTGGCAACCTTGGATTTGATATTTTTGCTAAGCCACATCGGAGGAAGGAATTGCTTCCCAGTTTGCAACTTCACAAGCTGCTGACGGTAAGGTATCAACACATTCCTAAGTCCTGCACAACCAATCACTTTTTCTTCAATTACTGATGCACTTTTATCTATCTTTTATTATGATTACTATTATTACCTGAAATGCACATAAACTTGTAGAGATGAGCCACATGAGGATCTCCTTTCGTGCTCATATTCGGTCTCTCCAAGCACTCTAAGAATGCCAGGTCTGCCTTGAGTAACTCGGCCTGATCATGACTGTCGTATCCTATGTCGTGGCAGTAGCAGCAGAAGTCCAACCAATCAATTGGCCGTTTGTCCCAGATAGGCGATCCGCTATCTTTCCCACTCGACCAGTTGGGTCCACAGTAATTCCCATATCGTGGAAATAATTGAGAAAGGAAACCTCTTGGACCTGTATGCCATGGAACCCTTGAAACATACGGCCGAAACCTTATGCTGGAGTACTCGGAAAAGGTTTCAATGCTTGCACGAGGCTGTCCACGCTTTTTAAGCCCCTTATTGACAGTTGTTGGCAGCTGAATTTTATCTGTGGCTCTCATAGCCCAAGGAATAAATGTTAAAAGAGACCATTTCCAGAATCTGGACTCGTT
This window encodes:
- the LOC131024349 gene encoding uncharacterized protein LOC131024349, which codes for MNFEFQRYIPWFGAHPNKDISSPITCTGTLLEAPTKKGNESRFWKWSLLTFIPWAMRATDKIQLPTTVNKGLKKRGQPRASIETFSEYSSIRFRPYVSRVPWHTGPRGFLSQLFPRYGNYCGPNWSSGKDSGSPIWDKRPIDWLDFCCYCHDIGYDSHDQAELLKADLAFLECLERPNMSTKGDPHVAHLYKFMCISGLRNVLIPYRQQLVKLQTGKQFLPPMWLSKNIKSKVANT